One Lentisphaerota bacterium DNA segment encodes these proteins:
- a CDS encoding SulP family inorganic anion transporter: MRVFKPRQNGVSFLPPLLREWRDYSLRAFRCDAQAGVTVAVFAVPQVMAYAMLAGLAPVQGLYAAILMSVVAALWGSSPYVNTGPTNSSALLTAAALASCPGGDPVTVLLSLTVMVGLFRVAAGGFRLGWIIRYVPESAFLGFTLGAGVLIAIGQTHHLLGVPAPSIQWVPARLVETLRRLPEAGWAPLLTGLGVLTAMLLLDRFARRWPVAVLAVAGAAGVAALLGPEAGIRLVRDLAPISGDLPHFGFRIAGIDQIAELFPAAVALAVIGLMEAISIGEHLAIKNRKPLNINQEFVGQGLSQIATAFFQGFPGSGSFSRSALIEQVGGQTAGANVVFGVVLVAGVLGCPGLLGLIPVAALAGLLVYVGLKLVDVRRIRRVFDTSRTDVCVMIVTFIVTVFVNIQYGLFAGVVTGVLLYVNRGSGLRAYELVPEGMKLYGERPYEGDVSHERSDVVAVALHGDLFFGAAQVLREQLGAIAREQKPSHLILRMRRVYSIDYSCWNALFDFAEAFHEQGGKLYICGVREDVGRVIRDAGMDRVLAPDQIYASSPVPFQAFDAAVRRVLGELPSDATLGPAWDAHRRRLAEG, from the coding sequence GTGCGTGTGTTCAAGCCGCGCCAGAATGGTGTATCGTTCCTTCCGCCGCTGCTGCGGGAATGGCGCGACTACAGTCTGCGAGCGTTCCGCTGCGACGCACAGGCGGGGGTAACCGTGGCGGTATTTGCGGTGCCGCAGGTGATGGCCTATGCCATGCTTGCGGGGCTTGCTCCGGTCCAGGGTCTCTACGCGGCGATCCTCATGTCGGTCGTGGCGGCGCTGTGGGGCAGTTCTCCGTACGTCAACACCGGTCCGACCAATTCCTCCGCTCTGCTGACGGCTGCCGCACTGGCGAGCTGCCCGGGAGGCGACCCGGTGACGGTCTTGCTATCCTTGACGGTGATGGTGGGCCTATTTCGCGTGGCCGCGGGCGGATTCCGGCTGGGGTGGATCATTCGGTATGTCCCTGAATCAGCCTTTCTGGGGTTCACACTGGGCGCTGGCGTGCTGATCGCGATTGGACAGACTCACCATCTGCTGGGCGTTCCGGCGCCGTCGATCCAATGGGTTCCCGCGCGGCTCGTCGAGACGCTCAGGCGTCTGCCCGAGGCGGGATGGGCGCCGCTGTTGACGGGACTCGGCGTCCTGACGGCGATGCTGCTGCTGGATCGTTTCGCCCGGCGGTGGCCTGTCGCCGTGCTGGCTGTGGCGGGGGCGGCCGGCGTGGCCGCCCTGTTAGGACCGGAAGCCGGTATCCGCCTGGTGCGCGATCTGGCTCCGATATCCGGCGATCTGCCCCATTTCGGATTTCGAATCGCGGGAATTGATCAGATTGCCGAGTTGTTTCCAGCCGCGGTCGCGCTTGCCGTCATCGGCTTGATGGAAGCCATATCGATCGGGGAGCACCTCGCGATCAAGAACCGGAAACCGCTGAACATCAATCAGGAGTTCGTCGGACAGGGCCTCAGCCAAATCGCGACGGCCTTTTTCCAAGGATTTCCGGGGTCCGGATCGTTCAGTCGTTCCGCGCTGATCGAGCAGGTCGGCGGTCAGACGGCTGGGGCCAATGTCGTGTTCGGCGTCGTGCTCGTGGCGGGGGTTCTGGGGTGTCCGGGCCTTCTGGGACTCATTCCCGTGGCGGCCTTGGCTGGCCTGTTGGTGTATGTGGGCCTCAAACTCGTGGACGTGCGCCGGATCCGCCGGGTCTTTGACACGTCGCGGACGGACGTATGCGTGATGATCGTGACCTTCATCGTGACGGTGTTCGTCAATATCCAGTATGGGTTGTTCGCGGGCGTTGTGACGGGCGTGCTTTTATATGTGAATCGCGGCAGCGGATTGCGTGCGTACGAACTCGTGCCCGAGGGAATGAAGCTGTACGGGGAACGGCCCTATGAGGGGGACGTTTCACATGAGCGGAGCGATGTTGTGGCGGTTGCGCTGCACGGCGATCTGTTCTTTGGGGCGGCGCAGGTTCTGCGCGAGCAACTGGGCGCGATCGCCCGCGAGCAGAAGCCGAGCCATCTCATCCTCAGAATGCGCCGCGTCTATTCGATTGATTACTCGTGTTGGAACGCGCTCTTCGATTTCGCTGAAGCCTTTCATGAACAGGGAGGAAAACTCTACATCTGCGGGGTGCGCGAGGACGTCGGTCGGGTGATTCGCGACGCCGGCATGGATCGGGTCCTCGCGCCCGACCAGATCTATGCATCGTCGCCCGTTCCGTTCCAGGCGTTCGACGCCGCCGTGCGCCGCGTGCTGGGCGAGTTGCCGTCCGACGCCACGCTGGGTCCTGCCTGGGACGCGCATCGCCGCCGCCTCGCCGAGGGGTGA
- a CDS encoding anaerobic sulfatase maturase — protein MAKQGGSRFHVMIKPAGSACNLACAYCFYLSKASLEGVPAPRRMSDEVLTEFIRQYIESVTGGEVIFSWQGGEPTTLGLDFFRKVVALQAQFAKPGQTILNDLQTNGTLLDEEWCKFLKQNQFLVGLSIDGPKEIHDRYRVTKSGDPTFAKVFAAARMLKSHGVSFNAMACINRHNARRPLDVYRFLRRELGADRLQFIPIVEHKDFEQRAPQSWDPATLPRDGDPRARPGHPESVVTDWSVDPEDWGYFLCKTFDEWRNRDIGKVFVNHFETLVAQHMGHPSQICVYSEFCGKGMALENDGSLYTCDHYVYPEYCLGNVMKAPLGEMALLRAQVKFGYAKHETLPAQCRQCPFLSDCWGECPKSRFIRTADGEPGLNYLCRGFKQFFAHAIPEVDRIVKCLQRQTPPFPRLV, from the coding sequence ATGGCGAAGCAGGGCGGCAGTCGGTTCCATGTCATGATCAAACCGGCTGGCTCCGCCTGCAACCTGGCCTGCGCCTACTGCTTCTACCTGAGCAAGGCGTCGCTGGAGGGCGTCCCGGCGCCGCGCCGTATGTCGGATGAGGTGCTGACGGAATTCATCCGCCAGTATATCGAGAGTGTGACGGGCGGCGAGGTGATTTTTTCCTGGCAGGGCGGCGAGCCGACCACGCTGGGTCTGGACTTTTTCCGCAAGGTGGTCGCGCTCCAGGCGCAGTTCGCCAAGCCCGGCCAGACCATCCTGAACGACCTGCAGACCAATGGCACACTGCTTGACGAGGAGTGGTGCAAGTTCCTCAAGCAGAACCAGTTCCTGGTTGGGCTCAGCATCGACGGGCCGAAGGAGATCCACGACCGCTACCGCGTCACCAAGAGCGGCGACCCGACGTTCGCCAAGGTATTCGCCGCCGCGCGGATGCTGAAAAGCCATGGCGTGTCGTTCAATGCGATGGCGTGCATCAACCGACACAACGCCCGTCGCCCATTGGACGTGTACCGCTTCCTGCGGCGCGAGCTCGGCGCCGACCGCCTCCAATTCATCCCGATCGTCGAGCACAAGGACTTCGAACAGAGGGCGCCGCAGTCCTGGGACCCGGCGACGCTGCCCCGCGACGGCGATCCGCGCGCGCGGCCGGGGCATCCGGAATCCGTTGTGACCGATTGGTCGGTCGATCCCGAGGACTGGGGCTACTTTCTCTGCAAGACCTTCGACGAGTGGCGGAACCGGGACATCGGCAAGGTCTTTGTCAATCATTTCGAGACGCTCGTGGCGCAGCATATGGGGCACCCCTCGCAGATTTGCGTCTACAGCGAGTTTTGCGGCAAAGGCATGGCCTTGGAGAATGACGGATCCCTCTACACCTGCGACCACTATGTCTATCCCGAATACTGTCTGGGCAACGTCATGAAGGCCCCGCTCGGCGAGATGGCCTTGTTGCGGGCGCAGGTCAAGTTCGGTTATGCCAAGCACGAAACGCTGCCGGCGCAGTGTCGGCAGTGCCCGTTTCTCAGCGATTGCTGGGGTGAGTGCCCGAAGAGCCGCTTCATCCGAACCGCCGACGGCGAACCGGGGCTGAACTATCTCTGCCGGGGCTTCAAGCAGTTTTTCGCGCACGCCATCCCTGAGGTGGACCGCATCGTCAAGTGCCTGCAACGCCAGACGCCGCCGTTTCCGCGCCTTGTCTAA